In one Echinicola marina genomic region, the following are encoded:
- a CDS encoding methyltransferase domain-containing protein, protein MKFRKARFELFNQLFWDTFKNYEKIKILDLGGTENFWKDQKILQSGNVDVIILNLSKEPVSTPHIQSMAGDATNLSEFEDNSIDLVFSNSVIEHLYTWDNQVLMAKEIRRVGKKHFVQTPNKYFFLEPHYALPYFQFYPKSLGFVILTKTKLSRFKKWDSKQAQQYIDEIRLISENEMRQLFPTSTIHHEKFIGLNKSFYAHNL, encoded by the coding sequence ATGAAATTTCGTAAAGCAAGGTTTGAATTATTTAATCAGCTTTTTTGGGACACTTTTAAGAATTACGAGAAAATAAAAATATTGGATTTAGGAGGCACAGAAAACTTTTGGAAAGACCAAAAAATCCTCCAATCGGGAAATGTTGATGTCATTATCCTCAATTTGTCCAAGGAACCCGTTTCGACTCCCCATATCCAAAGCATGGCTGGTGATGCGACCAACTTGTCTGAATTTGAAGATAATTCTATCGATTTGGTCTTTTCTAACTCTGTAATAGAACATCTTTATACTTGGGACAACCAAGTTTTAATGGCCAAAGAAATAAGACGAGTTGGAAAGAAACATTTTGTGCAAACACCCAATAAGTATTTCTTTTTGGAACCTCATTATGCCCTCCCTTATTTTCAATTCTACCCAAAATCCTTGGGCTTTGTCATTCTCACCAAAACCAAATTAAGTCGCTTTAAAAAGTGGGACTCAAAACAAGCACAACAATACATAGATGAAATCAGACTAATTTCTGAAAATGAGATGAGACAATTGTTTCCTACCAGTACTATTCATCACGAAAAGTTCATTGGACTAAATAAATCCTTTTACGCCCATAATCTATAA
- a CDS encoding glycosyltransferase family 4 protein translates to MKRSLKSKDRKKRILVDIYYLHVAQTGIRTYTEALIESVQSAVDPQFEYIISPSYASIKSSTFFKGKTPKWKNLLYQLLYFLRKAVVLPILTHWHRSDLVFSPDILSPLWSRGVKVSVIHDAAFWENPDHYNSYWRRYFLALLDFSLHRNAQAVTITEYSKKQLQKYLGIPRLPVHVVYPATNVVAKPTLTSERPLSSPYFLHVGVMEKRKNLVTLVRAYGHFLKETDKTDIKLVLVGQRGPRKELDDYDNVIQEVDQLGLGDQVVFPGFVSREVLESYYQHAFVYIFPSLNEGFGMPVLEAFSYQLPVIISQQGALMEVGGDAVIYPKDHTMEAFAEVMGRVVEDVPLRKSLIEKGNKRLIRFGGQRFLDDLEECFLRML, encoded by the coding sequence TTGAAAAGAAGTTTAAAATCAAAGGATAGGAAAAAAAGAATCCTTGTTGACATCTATTACCTCCATGTTGCACAGACAGGAATCCGAACATATACTGAGGCGCTGATCGAGAGTGTGCAAAGTGCTGTGGATCCACAGTTTGAGTACATAATAAGTCCCTCTTATGCTTCCATAAAATCAAGTACCTTCTTTAAAGGCAAAACCCCCAAATGGAAAAACCTGCTGTATCAGCTACTCTATTTTTTGCGAAAAGCAGTTGTGCTGCCGATTTTGACGCATTGGCACAGAAGTGATCTGGTATTTTCGCCCGATATACTTTCGCCTCTTTGGTCTAGGGGAGTGAAAGTATCTGTTATTCACGATGCGGCTTTTTGGGAAAATCCTGACCACTATAATTCCTACTGGCGCAGGTACTTCTTGGCATTGCTTGATTTTTCCCTTCATAGAAATGCCCAAGCGGTGACCATTACCGAATACTCCAAAAAACAGCTTCAAAAATACCTAGGTATCCCTAGACTGCCAGTCCACGTGGTCTATCCCGCTACCAATGTGGTCGCCAAACCGACCCTTACATCCGAAAGACCGCTTTCATCTCCTTACTTCCTCCATGTCGGGGTCATGGAAAAGCGAAAGAACCTGGTAACATTGGTCAGGGCGTATGGACATTTCCTAAAAGAAACCGACAAGACGGATATAAAGCTAGTATTGGTAGGGCAGCGGGGGCCCAGGAAGGAATTGGATGACTATGACAATGTCATTCAGGAAGTGGATCAGTTAGGGTTAGGGGATCAAGTGGTTTTTCCGGGTTTTGTAAGCAGGGAAGTATTGGAAAGCTATTATCAGCACGCCTTTGTCTATATTTTCCCATCTTTGAATGAAGGATTTGGGATGCCCGTGCTAGAGGCATTTTCTTACCAGCTACCTGTGATTATCTCCCAGCAGGGTGCCCTGATGGAGGTGGGGGGGGATGCAGTGATCTACCCTAAAGATCACACGATGGAGGCTTTTGCAGAGGTGATGGGGCGCGTGGTGGAAGACGTTCCGCTAAGGAAATCACTGATCGAAAAAGGGAATAAACGACTTATCCGATTTGGAGGCCAGCGGTTTTTAGATGATTTGGAGGAGTGTTTTTTAAGGATGCTGTAG
- a CDS encoding exopolysaccharide biosynthesis polyprenyl glycosylphosphotransferase — protein sequence MARRFYKYFPWLFVLGDGLVVVLSLILTHLVVSSYVFVDNMNTGLYGVYILIWLLLIIYRKDYKVGRTTDYIFTLQKLFGSLLWFFSIISVLWIAFQAYHLSRLFLLVNAGAMLSLLSVYRVSVHIVLKQYRSRGGNYRNAVIIGKGGTSYKLAKVFQHRKDFGINFLGYYDDISSCMETRGSLADFFRDVKEMDLDLIYINEKLEMSTMKKIINYADEHYIKVKVIPGGNLQLEKKLSFSKYGDFFVININAIPLDSALNRVSKRAFDILFSLFVTVFILSWMIPLVGLLIKLESKGPIFFIQKRNGENNRVFKCLKFRSMTPNDYADTHQAVKNDPRITRIGTFLRSSSLDEMPQFLNVLIGDMSIVGPRPHTVPMNENFRTQIEKYNARHKIKPGITGLAQVKGYRGEIIKPYQIRSRVRLDYFYIQNWTLWMDLEIVFKTIRELGFNREDVY from the coding sequence ATGGCAAGACGGTTTTACAAATATTTCCCTTGGTTATTTGTTTTGGGTGATGGATTAGTGGTGGTGTTATCATTGATATTGACTCACTTGGTCGTTTCAAGTTACGTTTTTGTAGATAATATGAATACCGGACTTTATGGTGTTTATATATTGATTTGGTTGTTATTGATTATATATAGAAAAGACTATAAAGTAGGGAGGACCACAGATTATATTTTTACATTACAGAAATTATTTGGCTCTTTATTGTGGTTTTTTTCGATAATTTCCGTGTTATGGATTGCTTTTCAGGCTTATCATTTGAGCAGGCTGTTTCTGCTTGTTAATGCAGGTGCAATGCTGTCTCTTTTGAGTGTTTACAGGGTTTCAGTTCATATAGTACTTAAGCAGTATCGTTCCAGGGGTGGGAACTATAGAAATGCGGTGATTATAGGAAAGGGAGGTACAAGTTACAAACTGGCGAAAGTATTTCAGCATAGAAAAGATTTTGGTATCAATTTTCTGGGCTATTATGACGATATAAGCTCTTGTATGGAAACTAGGGGTAGCTTGGCTGATTTTTTCAGGGATGTAAAAGAAATGGATTTGGATTTGATTTATATCAATGAAAAACTAGAGATGTCCACTATGAAAAAGATCATCAACTATGCTGATGAACATTATATAAAGGTCAAGGTAATTCCTGGGGGGAATCTACAGTTGGAAAAGAAACTCTCTTTTTCCAAGTATGGTGATTTTTTTGTCATCAATATCAATGCTATACCGTTGGACAGTGCCTTGAATAGGGTAAGCAAAAGAGCTTTTGATATTCTTTTTTCATTATTTGTAACCGTTTTTATCCTTAGTTGGATGATTCCTTTAGTAGGTTTGTTGATAAAACTGGAGTCTAAAGGTCCCATCTTCTTTATACAGAAAAGAAATGGGGAGAATAATAGGGTTTTTAAATGTTTGAAATTTAGGTCGATGACCCCTAATGATTATGCAGATACTCATCAGGCTGTTAAGAATGACCCAAGGATTACTCGAATAGGCACTTTCTTAAGAAGTTCATCATTGGACGAAATGCCCCAATTCCTGAATGTGCTTATTGGCGATATGTCGATAGTAGGTCCAAGGCCACATACTGTTCCAATGAATGAAAATTTCCGTACTCAAATAGAAAAGTATAATGCCCGTCATAAGATAAAGCCGGGGATAACAGGTCTTGCGCAAGTAAAAGGGTATAGAGGAGAAATTATTAAGCCATACCAAATTAGATCGAGGGTTCGTCTGGATTATTTTTATATCCAAAATTGGACACTTTGGATGGACCTTGAAATCGTTTTTAAGACTATTCGTGAGCTTGGCTTTAACAGAGAGGATGTCTATTAG
- a CDS encoding FeoA family protein, with the protein MSTADKIEQGKMAVIDSITPSELTLHLMEMGFLPGKRISLLQKAPLKDPLAFKLENTVIALRKSEASLINVKLEN; encoded by the coding sequence ATGAGTACGGCGGATAAAATAGAGCAAGGAAAAATGGCTGTGATCGATAGTATCACCCCTAGTGAATTGACCTTACATTTAATGGAAATGGGGTTTTTACCAGGAAAACGTATTTCCCTTTTACAAAAAGCACCTCTTAAGGACCCTTTGGCTTTCAAATTGGAAAACACAGTCATTGCCCTTAGAAAATCCGAGGCAAGCCTTATCAATGTGAAATTAGAAAATTGA
- a CDS encoding glycosyltransferase family 4 protein, with the protein MHKILIIHSAADLYGASKSLVRSTMAAMEAGMQPIVVLPYEGPLKDLIEQLNVTVIILDHGVLRRKNLSPSGLVALTAQLIRAGRKLLKLIKEENIKLIYTNSNANVIGGIISRVSGVKHVWHIREIIENPKWFKYMLHYFINYTGDLIIGVSGPVLENMKPNVQENKLKLVYNGIDYQPFKEIHSDLKAEIGISQDTILIGMIARVHFWKGQTYFLDVAKQLADKYDHIHFVMVGDAFTGYEYLYDEIKSKIKVNGLEGKVTDLGYRIDIPNIMSGLDIFMLPSILPDPLPTTVLEAMAAGKPVVATNHGGAMEMVLDSETGYLVPWDNAPKAATAFEQLIEDENLRITMGNAGQQRVIKDFSIEAYIQNMGKVFEGVLGRKS; encoded by the coding sequence TTGCATAAAATATTAATAATTCACAGTGCTGCCGATTTATACGGGGCAAGTAAAAGTCTTGTCAGATCTACGATGGCGGCTATGGAAGCAGGAATGCAGCCCATAGTAGTTTTGCCTTACGAGGGACCTTTAAAAGATTTAATCGAACAATTAAACGTGACAGTAATTATACTGGATCATGGAGTTCTAAGAAGGAAAAACCTTTCCCCTTCAGGTTTAGTTGCATTGACCGCACAACTCATTAGAGCTGGACGTAAGCTTCTTAAGTTGATTAAGGAGGAAAACATTAAGCTTATTTACACTAACTCCAACGCTAATGTTATTGGAGGTATTATCAGTAGGGTGTCTGGAGTAAAACACGTATGGCATATACGTGAAATCATTGAAAATCCTAAATGGTTTAAGTACATGCTCCATTATTTTATTAATTATACTGGTGATTTAATCATTGGAGTTTCGGGCCCTGTTTTGGAAAATATGAAGCCTAATGTTCAAGAAAATAAGCTGAAATTGGTTTACAATGGTATTGACTACCAGCCTTTCAAGGAAATTCATTCTGATCTTAAAGCTGAAATAGGTATTTCCCAAGACACCATTTTGATTGGAATGATTGCTAGGGTACATTTTTGGAAAGGACAGACCTACTTTTTGGATGTGGCAAAGCAGCTTGCTGATAAATATGATCATATTCATTTTGTGATGGTGGGAGATGCCTTTACGGGATATGAATATCTATACGATGAAATAAAATCCAAAATCAAAGTAAATGGACTCGAAGGTAAGGTAACGGATTTGGGTTACCGCATAGATATTCCAAATATCATGAGTGGCTTGGATATCTTTATGCTTCCTTCCATTCTTCCAGATCCCTTGCCAACCACTGTATTGGAAGCCATGGCTGCTGGAAAGCCAGTGGTGGCCACCAATCATGGTGGGGCAATGGAAATGGTATTGGATAGTGAAACCGGTTATTTGGTGCCTTGGGACAATGCTCCTAAAGCGGCAACAGCCTTTGAGCAATTAATCGAAGATGAAAACTTAAGAATCACTATGGGAAATGCTGGTCAACAAAGGGTGATCAAGGATTTTTCTATTGAAGCTTATATTCAAAATATGGGGAAAGTGTTTGAGGGTGTACTGGGCAGGAAGTCTTGA
- the feoB gene encoding ferrous iron transport protein B, which translates to MPEVLTPAPSTQQSTFTVALIGNPNVGKTTIFNRLTGLRQKVGNYPGVTVDKRFAHIKLGQREATILDLPGTYSIYPNSEDEVIVHRVLNGLDKENKPDFVLAVVDMSSMERGLFLVTQIMDLGLPMAVVLNMEDAAEEQGIKVKTHALYQALGVPIIQSNARSNKGIKGISDLIEQKMFEKPSPFLNIQELLPKELSLAIQEKFQLDNTYQAYQLIRFHENEPLLDETQREWLTNQLELSGFDIKKTQLEETQQRYKGIQSILETALQKTDLGRKRLTDKLDSIFLHKIGGYAIFTGILLVIFQAVFAWSAVPMDLIDGFFASLSAAVAKLLPAGVLTDLITEGIIPGIGGVVIFIPQIALLFAFLGILEDTGYMSRVVFLMDRIMRPFGLNGKSVVPLISGIACAIPGIMATRNIGNWKDRLITIMVTPLMSCSARLPVYVILIGIAVPESYIGPFNMQALALLGMYLLGIVAVLFTSWILKLILNFKEKSYLMVEMPLYRLPRWKDVLITMYSKSKTFVFAAGKVILTISVILWVLASYGPSSAREEAIANIEVPANTAPQEVQDDYQSQLASAELESSYIGIMGKFIEPTIKPLGYDWKIGIALITSFAAREVFVSTIATLYSVGTDVEDELTIQQKLESEVNPQTGEKVFNLATAFSLIVFYAFAMQCMSTLAVVYRETKGWKWPIIQTVYMTALAYVSAWAVYQFLS; encoded by the coding sequence ATGCCTGAAGTACTAACACCCGCCCCCTCTACCCAGCAATCGACCTTTACGGTTGCACTTATAGGAAACCCAAATGTGGGCAAGACCACCATTTTCAATAGGCTAACCGGACTACGTCAAAAAGTCGGCAATTACCCTGGTGTGACCGTAGACAAGCGATTTGCTCATATAAAACTTGGTCAAAGAGAGGCCACCATTTTGGATCTCCCAGGAACTTACAGCATTTATCCCAATTCAGAGGATGAAGTAATTGTCCATAGGGTCTTGAATGGCTTGGATAAAGAGAACAAACCTGACTTTGTCCTGGCAGTAGTGGACATGTCCAGTATGGAAAGAGGGCTCTTCTTGGTTACCCAAATCATGGATCTCGGCCTGCCTATGGCGGTCGTTCTCAACATGGAAGATGCGGCAGAGGAACAAGGTATAAAAGTGAAAACACATGCCCTTTATCAGGCTTTAGGAGTTCCTATCATCCAGTCAAATGCCAGAAGCAATAAGGGGATCAAGGGTATTTCTGACTTGATTGAACAAAAGATGTTTGAAAAACCCAGCCCTTTTTTAAACATCCAAGAGCTATTACCAAAAGAGCTTTCTTTAGCTATTCAAGAGAAATTCCAACTGGACAACACTTACCAAGCCTATCAGCTGATTCGTTTCCATGAAAATGAACCACTCTTGGATGAAACACAGAGAGAATGGTTGACAAACCAATTAGAGTTATCTGGATTTGATATCAAAAAGACTCAGCTAGAAGAAACCCAGCAGCGCTACAAAGGTATTCAGTCCATTCTGGAAACCGCTTTGCAGAAAACTGACTTGGGAAGAAAACGATTAACAGATAAACTTGACAGTATATTCCTACACAAAATAGGAGGTTACGCCATTTTTACAGGAATCCTATTAGTCATATTTCAAGCAGTATTTGCCTGGTCAGCAGTCCCCATGGATTTGATTGATGGCTTTTTTGCTTCACTCAGCGCTGCCGTTGCCAAACTTCTTCCTGCCGGGGTATTGACCGACCTGATTACGGAAGGAATTATTCCAGGAATTGGTGGAGTGGTCATATTTATACCACAAATCGCACTGCTATTTGCCTTCTTGGGCATTTTAGAAGACACCGGATATATGTCCAGGGTAGTTTTTCTGATGGACAGGATCATGCGTCCTTTTGGTCTGAACGGAAAAAGCGTGGTGCCTTTGATATCTGGCATCGCCTGTGCCATCCCAGGAATCATGGCCACCAGAAATATCGGCAACTGGAAAGATCGTCTGATTACCATTATGGTTACGCCATTGATGAGTTGCTCTGCAAGACTACCTGTTTATGTTATTCTGATAGGAATTGCAGTGCCAGAATCATATATAGGCCCATTTAATATGCAGGCCCTTGCCTTATTGGGCATGTATTTATTGGGAATTGTGGCTGTACTCTTTACTTCATGGATTCTAAAACTCATTCTGAACTTTAAAGAGAAAAGCTATTTAATGGTAGAAATGCCTTTATATAGACTGCCAAGATGGAAGGATGTGCTGATTACAATGTATTCCAAATCCAAGACTTTTGTCTTTGCCGCCGGAAAAGTTATTTTGACCATTTCGGTCATACTTTGGGTACTTGCCTCCTATGGCCCCTCTAGTGCACGGGAAGAAGCCATTGCAAATATTGAGGTACCTGCAAACACTGCTCCCCAAGAAGTTCAAGATGATTACCAAAGTCAATTGGCATCGGCAGAATTGGAATCCTCGTATATAGGAATAATGGGCAAGTTCATAGAACCTACCATTAAACCATTGGGTTATGATTGGAAAATTGGAATAGCCCTAATCACTTCATTTGCAGCAAGAGAGGTATTTGTCTCTACCATTGCCACCCTATATAGCGTAGGAACTGATGTGGAAGATGAATTGACCATACAGCAAAAATTGGAATCAGAAGTCAATCCTCAAACGGGTGAGAAAGTATTTAACTTGGCCACTGCCTTTTCCCTTATCGTATTCTATGCCTTTGCCATGCAATGTATGAGTACCTTGGCAGTAGTTTATAGAGAAACAAAAGGCTGGAAATGGCCTATTATCCAGACAGTTTATATGACTGCACTGGCTTATGTATCTGCTTGGGCTGTTTACCAATTTCTGAGTTGA
- a CDS encoding 2OG-Fe(II) oxygenase yields MINFEQLENNLEGLRVSYLAAHPYPHLVIDDFCDKAQLEAAYQAIPELDNKSRDYVFANNKFEKSNYKEICPELRALYEDLSSERFNKILSFITAKEVFVDPKNHGGGLHQGKKNSFLDMHLDFNYHPIHKNWYRELNLLLYLNKDWKPEYKGGLKIRDLRTDEEKELGVPFNRLIIQQCGPYTLHGYDMTNFPDGKYRTSIATYAYQEHKMFIEKPRTTDWFPKEDSSYFKKLFAQNYNALVQIKNKLFGSGTAKNQ; encoded by the coding sequence ATGATCAATTTTGAGCAACTGGAGAATAACTTAGAGGGACTAAGGGTCAGCTATTTGGCAGCCCATCCCTATCCACATCTGGTCATAGATGATTTTTGTGACAAAGCCCAGTTGGAAGCCGCTTATCAAGCCATTCCAGAACTGGACAATAAAAGTAGGGACTATGTTTTTGCAAATAATAAGTTTGAGAAGTCCAATTATAAGGAAATATGCCCCGAGTTGAGAGCCTTATATGAGGATCTAAGTTCCGAAAGGTTTAATAAGATTTTATCTTTTATTACGGCAAAAGAGGTGTTTGTCGATCCCAAAAATCACGGAGGAGGACTCCATCAGGGTAAAAAGAACAGCTTTTTGGACATGCACTTGGACTTTAACTACCATCCTATCCACAAAAATTGGTACCGGGAATTAAACCTGCTTCTTTACCTCAATAAAGACTGGAAGCCGGAATACAAAGGAGGGCTCAAAATCCGAGACCTTAGGACCGATGAGGAGAAGGAATTGGGTGTGCCTTTTAATCGGTTGATCATTCAACAGTGTGGACCTTATACCCTGCATGGTTACGATATGACCAATTTTCCCGATGGAAAATACCGAACGTCCATCGCTACCTATGCTTACCAAGAACACAAGATGTTTATAGAAAAACCAAGAACAACTGATTGGTTTCCCAAAGAAGATAGCTCCTATTTCAAAAAGCTATTTGCTCAAAATTACAATGCCCTCGTGCAGATAAAAAATAAACTTTTTGGAAGTGGCACCGCCAAAAATCAATAA
- a CDS encoding glycosyltransferase: MSNKPLRVAIFGAKGYPYVYGGYDTMVKELGERLVKKGVKVTVYCHRSLFKERPKQVNGIDLVYMPAIESKSFTQLTHSFFSMIHACFSSADVIFVVNSGNGPFGLISKLFRKPTAINVDGLEWLRPKWKGLGAKYFYWASKMATKFYDQIINDSDEMQKVYEELFQASSKVIAYGSNPGLKADSKLIEKWNLEKEDYYLIVGRLVPDNNADLIIEGFIRSNTRRRLVVVGDVPYQDSYAERLKDIPDERLLFTGYVKDPHELAALYQNCYGYFHGHEYGGTNPAMLKALGYGCAILALDTRFNQEMLQNGKFGWYFEKDKTDVGKIVESAEANPEMMKKLRENSQQGLTKKYNWDHVTDQYIAVFQDLVYKKGKFRLKH; encoded by the coding sequence ATGAGTAATAAACCTCTTAGAGTAGCCATTTTTGGTGCCAAAGGATATCCCTATGTTTATGGGGGCTATGATACCATGGTCAAGGAGTTAGGAGAACGTTTGGTGAAAAAGGGCGTAAAAGTAACGGTTTACTGTCATCGTTCTTTGTTTAAGGAGAGACCGAAGCAGGTCAATGGCATAGATTTGGTCTATATGCCGGCCATTGAGTCCAAGTCCTTTACCCAATTGACCCATTCCTTTTTCTCCATGATCCACGCCTGCTTTTCGAGTGCTGATGTGATTTTTGTGGTGAATAGTGGAAACGGGCCATTTGGCTTGATCTCAAAACTATTCAGAAAACCTACCGCCATCAATGTGGATGGTCTTGAGTGGCTTCGTCCCAAATGGAAGGGTTTAGGAGCCAAGTATTTTTACTGGGCTTCAAAAATGGCTACCAAATTCTATGATCAGATCATCAATGATTCTGATGAAATGCAAAAGGTCTATGAGGAGCTTTTTCAGGCTTCCTCTAAGGTGATAGCTTATGGTTCCAATCCAGGCTTAAAAGCAGATTCAAAATTAATTGAAAAATGGAATTTGGAGAAAGAGGATTACTACCTGATTGTAGGAAGACTGGTGCCTGATAATAATGCAGATTTGATCATTGAAGGTTTTATCCGATCCAATACTAGAAGAAGATTAGTCGTAGTGGGAGATGTTCCTTATCAGGACAGCTATGCAGAAAGGCTAAAGGATATTCCAGATGAGCGTTTGCTTTTCACGGGGTATGTGAAAGATCCACATGAGTTGGCAGCCTTGTATCAAAACTGTTATGGCTATTTTCATGGACATGAATATGGTGGAACCAATCCAGCAATGTTAAAGGCCCTAGGTTATGGTTGCGCAATTCTTGCCCTAGATACTAGGTTTAATCAGGAAATGCTCCAGAATGGAAAATTTGGCTGGTATTTCGAGAAGGATAAAACTGATGTAGGAAAAATTGTGGAAAGCGCAGAGGCCAATCCTGAAATGATGAAAAAATTAAGGGAAAATTCTCAGCAGGGATTAACCAAAAAATACAATTGGGATCATGTAACTGATCAATATATTGCAGTATTTCAGGACTTGGTTTACAAAAAGGGTAAATTCAGATTAAAACATTAG
- a CDS encoding acyltransferase — translation MANFIQQSITKITGLDLSDRFNRDWDSLSTLAVLLRMTVWFVRGSFRRMWFRSSKGMLLIGKRVTIRQARYLSVGKNFIAQDNCEINCLSQKGIIFGDKVTVGNYAIIRPTNLYGGEPGIGLKVGNNSSIGHYAYIGCSGYIEIGDNVMMSPRVSIYSENHNFDDTESPMMEQGVTRSFAKIEDDCWIASNSIILAGVTVGKGSVVAAGSVVTKDVPPYSIVGGNPARIIKSRKINPTSTSQV, via the coding sequence ATGGCAAATTTTATCCAGCAATCCATTACAAAAATAACCGGACTGGACTTATCTGACCGGTTTAATAGAGACTGGGACAGCCTTTCCACCTTAGCCGTATTGCTGCGCATGACTGTGTGGTTTGTCCGTGGGAGTTTCCGCAGAATGTGGTTCAGGTCTTCCAAAGGAATGTTGCTGATCGGAAAGCGAGTTACCATCCGTCAAGCCCGATACCTTTCCGTTGGCAAGAATTTTATCGCTCAGGATAACTGCGAGATCAATTGTCTTTCCCAAAAAGGCATCATATTTGGAGATAAAGTTACAGTAGGTAACTATGCCATTATCCGTCCTACCAACCTCTATGGGGGAGAACCTGGTATCGGACTAAAAGTAGGGAATAACTCCAGTATAGGCCATTATGCATATATCGGCTGTTCTGGATATATTGAAATTGGTGATAACGTGATGATGTCACCCAGGGTAAGCATTTATTCCGAAAATCATAATTTTGACGACACCGAAAGCCCGATGATGGAACAGGGGGTGACCAGGTCCTTTGCCAAGATAGAAGATGATTGCTGGATTGCCAGTAATTCCATAATTTTGGCCGGAGTGACGGTGGGCAAAGGGTCAGTGGTAGCTGCCGGAAGTGTGGTGACCAAAGACGTACCGCCTTACTCTATTGTAGGTGGAAACCCTGCCCGCATCATCAAAAGTCGGAAAATAAATCCAACATCAACCAGCCAAGTCTAA